The following proteins are co-located in the Megalops cyprinoides isolate fMegCyp1 chromosome 15, fMegCyp1.pri, whole genome shotgun sequence genome:
- the LOC118790294 gene encoding taste receptor type 2 member 41-like, whose protein sequence is MVSRAAALGVTAAFAAAGFFGNLHIVLCLILSRSREGREGVTRAINLAVGAVSALHACTCVAALFFFFCMTAPCRNPAAFAASTYMVFSFVLSSICVMSLLFLLYRAGIVPVRSALLARARQRFLGATPWLVAGCLLLCFSMSAPYIKYNHCSGNSTADAPGRHLFYNPSGSYFVIYMAFWMGLLVAAPFTVMVFSSVSVLLHLRRHMQRLRGDSCGIASPRLDREQRAARLLFHQLLLYSLLIMLCAISMLLEVADVTSQLQDWYGAIPCLYCANTSANLILRNGRLRTMTALLLRKLHKG, encoded by the coding sequence ATGGTCAGCAGGGCTGCTGCTTTAGGAGTCACTGCGGCGTTTGCCGCGGCTGGCTTTTTTGGAAACCTCCACATCGTCCTTTGCTTGATTTTGtccagaagcagagagggcCGGGAGGGGGTGACTCGCGCCATTAACCTGGCGGTCGGCGCGGTCTCCGCTCTGCACGCCTGCACCTGCGTCGCCGcgctcttcttcttcttctgcatGACGGCCCCGTGCAGAAACCCCGCGGCATTCGCAGCCAGCACCTACATGGTCTTTTCCTTCgtcctctcctccatctgcGTAATGTcgctgctgttcctgctgtacCGGGCGGGGATAGTGCCGGTGAGGAGCGCTCTGCTGGCTCGCGCCAGGCAGAGGTTCCTCGGCGCGACGCCGTGGCTGGTCGCCGGGTGCCTGCTGCTCTGCTTCTCAATGTCAGCCCCCTACATCAAGTACAACCACTGCAGCGGCAACAGCACCGCGGACGCCCCCGGCCGCCACCTCTTCTACAACCCCAGCGGAAGCTACTTTGTCATCTACATGGCCTTTTGGATGGGCCTGCTGGTGGCGGCGCCCTTCACGGTCATGGTGTTCTCCAGCGTCAGCGTCCTGCTGCACCTGCGGAGGCACATGCAGAGGCTGCGAGGGGATTCCTGCGGGATCGCCAGCCCCCGCCTGGACCGGGAGCAGAGGGCGGCGCGGCTGCTGTTCCACCAGCTGCTGCTCTACTCCCTGCTCATCATGCTGTGTGCCATCTCCATGCTGCTGGAGGTGGCCGACGTCACCTCCCAGCTGCAGGACTGGTACGGAGCGATCCCCTGCCTCTACTGCGCGAACACCTCCGCCAACCTCATCCTCAGAAACGGCCGGCTGAGAACGATGACCGCCTTGCTGCTCCGCAAGTTACACAAGGGCTAG